In Phycisphaerae bacterium, the DNA window GGTTACACTCTGTCACGAACGGCCTCCGTGCCTCGGCATGATTGCGTTGGAGCAAACCCTATCATACCAGGTTCGAAGGCCTTCCTTATGCGCGAATCAACGTCAACTCATGAAATATCCGGGCTAGTCCTTCCCCCTCAATCTATTCCACCCGCCGGTTTACACTTCGGTGGTGGTGGAAGGATGAGTGAGTCATGCCCAGAGTGATGCTAGATCATCGACCGTCACCGAGATGTCTCTTGACAGACTCCTGCCACGCTCGCTCGCGGGTCCGCTGGAGAATCAACTGGTTGAGTGGCTCACGCAACTCTGAATTCGGTGGCACCGCTAGAGCGTAATTCTGCGGCTCGAATTCGCGCGGCAGCACTTCTAACTCGGCTTCCAATTCTCGGTTAACCAAGTAGCGCAGAATGGGTGCATCGTAGACGACGGCATCCACTTGGCCTTCGGCGAGAGCCTTGAGTGCATCCGCGGGCGAATCGGCCGCAAGGCGCACATTGATCAGTCGGTCCTGCAAATATGCCTCGGAGGTCGTGCCTGCAACGGTCCCCACCCGTGTCCCTGGTAAATCCTCCGGTCCGGCAATCCCCCGAGAGAGTTGCGATACGGTCAACGCCGAAGCGATCGCCGCGGTCATGCCAGAAATGATAATGATGCTGGCGAACATCCAGACCAACCCCACGAGTCGTCCAGCCAGAGTTGTCGGCGCCTTGTCGCCATAGCCGACGGTTGTCATCGTGACGGCGGACCACCAGAATCCTGAGCCGATACCCTGGAGCGTGTTGCCCCCGAATTGCGCTGGGTTCCGGCGGCGCTCGACATACCACACGACCAGACCGACAAGCAGAAGCAAGAGGGCGAGCGAGCCAATTGCGGTAAAGAATTGAACGCTCATCAGGCCGCGCAAGAGCTTCAGCCAAGCGACGTCGCCGACGGGTCGCACTGCGATCCCAAGCCCGGCGTTGTAGTACGGATGGAGGAAATCGATCTGCGCTTCGCGATCAGCGGTCATGGTTAACGCAGCGACGGCGGCATCATACCGCCCGTCCTGCAGGCCCGCGATCATTTCGTCGATGTCGGCTTCATCGAAATTTGATGTGAAGCCCAAATCATCGGCGGCCTGCTTCCAAAGATCAATCGCGATACCGCGCCATTGGCCGTCAGCCCCTCGCATGGCAAATGGTGGTACCTGCCGCGTAGCAATGCGCAGTTGCGGCACTTTGTCTTTAGAGCTGTCGGTCTGGGCGAGCGTGTCGGCGGCTCCAAACGCCCCAACCAAGAGTATCGAAACCCACGTCAACCAGGACACTATGCTCCGGAGAGTCTCATGCATTACACCCTCTCTTGTGCTGGAAGATCGCCTCCACGCGACCGGTCCGAATGGAGACGATTCGTTCATTGAGATAACATGCCCGCGCCATCGTGCCCTGGAGAGCGCTGGGGCACGTTGCATTCCGTTTAGGTCGATCATTATAGCCCATGGTGCGAACGCGGGCGATCAAATCGTTACGCTGCCCGCAAGCGGTCTCGACAGCAGCGATTGCGTGGCAATCATCGCACCTCGCAACCCCGCGTCCTCTTGCCCTGAACAGGAATCGGCCCGACCCGCTCCGGCGTGTATTCGAACCGCGTAGATTCTTGTTCCGCGCGGTCACTTCTTGGACCGGAGGGAGGATGCGAAGTACGATTTTTACATTCTATCGCAGGTACGGTGTCAGCGCAAGAAACGTCGGCTTCGATTCCGACGTGCCGACTGGCATTACTCTATTCAATGGGACAACGGGGAGAAGCATTCGGTCGATCTTGCGGGGTCTCACGCGTCATCGTCGTGTGGAATTGTTGGAGTAGCATCGAATTGGCGAACTCTACGCGTCACCGTAGCCCCCGGGTCGGTCGTCGCAAGAGAATCCGAGACTCAAGGCGAAACGCGGGCAACGTGCACGGTTCGACTGCCTTGGCTGAGGTCGGGCGACAGCGTTTCTTGCCGCAACGCGCGTTACAAGACGATCCGTAAGCTCTTGTGCGTGAAGCCGATAGAGACGAAAACGCCGGCACATCTCCGCGCCGGCGTCTGTTCTTTACCCCTGGGTCGGCGGAATTCGCTTTCGACCGCCAACTGGAGGGAATGTTACCCTCCGCAAATCGGCAGCTCGACCCAAGCGAGGCATTTTTTACGTTGTGTTCGCCCGGGCGAACGCTGTGCTTCCAGTGTCGTACGCGTCAGTGATTCGCCCATCATTTGCAACAGCCTACGAACAATCCTCCGGTGCCGCGAACGGCTCCGGCTTCTGACTAAGGGGGATTCAACCCCGTCATCTCCCGGACCTTCCGATATACCGGCACCCCATTCTCGTCGAATGGATCGACAAGAATCAGGCGATCGAAGACCGGTGAATCGAATGAGCCTGGTCGATGGCAATGATTGCATCCCTCAGCCGGGGAAACCACGAA includes these proteins:
- a CDS encoding transporter substrate-binding domain-containing protein — protein: MTWVSILLVGAFGAADTLAQTDSSKDKVPQLRIATRQVPPFAMRGADGQWRGIAIDLWKQAADDLGFTSNFDEADIDEMIAGLQDGRYDAAVAALTMTADREAQIDFLHPYYNAGLGIAVRPVGDVAWLKLLRGLMSVQFFTAIGSLALLLLLVGLVVWYVERRRNPAQFGGNTLQGIGSGFWWSAVTMTTVGYGDKAPTTLAGRLVGLVWMFASIIIISGMTAAIASALTVSQLSRGIAGPEDLPGTRVGTVAGTTSEAYLQDRLINVRLAADSPADALKALAEGQVDAVVYDAPILRYLVNRELEAELEVLPREFEPQNYALAVPPNSELREPLNQLILQRTRERAWQESVKRHLGDGR